A single region of the Armatimonadota bacterium genome encodes:
- a CDS encoding transcriptional regulator, whose product MVLFLLMLGALSVGTLSGYFYASSKAVRKTVSAVWQYRGLDVAQAFPGQSSVTVLLLGSDENRDNQKRIYTKRTRSDTIMLAHFDFVNRRISVLSIPRDTRVRIPEHGTHKINSAMALGGPELTVETIREWLEVPVDHYVVIYYSVFRRAVDLLGGITLYVDKPLHYDDNWGDLHVHLEPGWHHLNGEQALGYVRIRNVDSDLGRIERQQKFLAAVKEHFRHPSTYLKLPQLLDAVDENLHSSLSYGQMLALAWFAKSVPSSNIQMATLPCRPGRVYVYADEEKARELVDRLFRDTSARHVTAPLPVGTIQ is encoded by the coding sequence GTGGTTCTCTTTCTGCTGATGCTGGGTGCGCTATCCGTTGGCACGCTCAGTGGCTACTTCTATGCCTCCAGCAAAGCGGTACGCAAAACGGTAAGCGCGGTATGGCAATACCGTGGGCTGGATGTGGCGCAGGCTTTTCCCGGACAATCCTCTGTGACCGTGTTGTTGTTGGGTTCCGACGAGAACCGTGACAACCAGAAGCGCATCTACACCAAGCGTACCCGCAGCGACACTATCATGCTGGCGCACTTCGACTTTGTGAACAGGCGCATCAGCGTGCTGTCCATCCCCCGCGATACGCGCGTGCGCATTCCGGAGCACGGCACTCACAAGATTAACTCCGCGATGGCTCTGGGAGGACCGGAGCTGACCGTGGAGACCATCCGCGAATGGCTCGAGGTGCCCGTAGACCACTATGTGGTCATCTACTACAGCGTCTTCCGTCGCGCTGTAGACCTGCTGGGCGGTATTACCCTCTACGTGGACAAACCCCTGCATTACGACGATAACTGGGGGGATTTGCACGTGCATCTGGAGCCGGGCTGGCACCACCTCAACGGCGAGCAGGCTCTGGGATATGTGCGCATCCGCAACGTGGACAGTGACCTCGGGCGTATCGAACGCCAGCAGAAATTCCTGGCAGCGGTGAAGGAACACTTCCGCCATCCCAGCACCTACCTGAAGCTGCCGCAGCTGCTAGACGCGGTGGATGAGAACCTGCACAGTTCCCTCAGTTACGGGCAGATGCTGGCTCTGGCATGGTTCGCCAAGTCGGTGCCCTCCTCGAATATCCAGATGGCGACATTGCCATGCCGACCCGGGCGGGTGTACGTGTACGCCGACGAAGAGAAGGCGCGGGAGCTGGTGGACCGACTCTTCCGGGATACGTCCGCTCGCCATGTGACCGCACCCCTGCCGGTGGGTACGATTCAGTAG
- a CDS encoding phosphoesterase, with amino-acid sequence MKIGILADSHDNLPKIRAAMELFAREGVGLIIHAGDFVAPFAVRAMHGAPCRVVAVFGNNDGERIGLAKAFEPIGEVHPRIALLQVDGKRVGVVHQDELVAPIAAGNALDVLVYGHTHRLDIRREESVLIINPGETGGWLTGKCTVVTLDTETLQPKVWEL; translated from the coding sequence GTGAAGATAGGCATTCTGGCGGATAGCCACGACAACTTGCCCAAAATCCGCGCGGCGATGGAGTTGTTCGCGCGGGAAGGCGTAGGGCTGATTATCCACGCGGGCGATTTCGTCGCACCTTTTGCGGTGCGGGCGATGCACGGTGCGCCCTGCCGAGTGGTGGCGGTGTTCGGCAATAACGACGGCGAGCGCATCGGACTGGCGAAAGCGTTTGAACCCATCGGCGAGGTGCATCCGCGTATCGCCCTTTTGCAGGTGGACGGCAAGCGGGTGGGCGTGGTGCATCAGGACGAGCTGGTCGCGCCCATCGCCGCAGGCAACGCGCTGGACGTGCTGGTGTATGGTCACACCCACAGGCTAGACATCCGCCGCGAGGAGAGCGTGCTGATTATCAACCCCGGCGAGACCGGCGGCTGGCTCACGGGCAAATGCACGGTGGTCACGCTCGATACTGAGACGCTGCAACCGAAGGTGTGGGAGCTGTGA
- the met17 gene encoding O-acetylhomoserine aminocarboxypropyltransferase: protein MAFGPNEADLKFDTLAVHGGQQPDPTTLARAVPIYQTTSYLFTDADHAARLFALEEFGNIYTRIMNPTVDVFEKRVALLEGGVGALATSSGQAAETLAILTILKAGDEMISANSLYGGTYNLFRHTLPKMGIQVHFVDPIDPNNFRKALTPRTKLIYAEMVGNPKLDTLDVETVANIAHEAGIPLMVDNTMPTPALIQPIRWGADIVVHSTTKFIGGHGTSIGGVIVDSGKFDWGNGNFPDFTSPDPSYHGLVLWDLPEPLKSMSFILKARLQMMRDIGACMSPFNAFLFLQGLETLHLRMERHSDNAMKVARFLEGHPCVSWVSYPGLPSHPTHETAKKYHRGGRYGAIIGFGIKGGYEAGRQFINELKLFSLLANIGDAKSLVIHPASTTHQQLTPEEQLETGVTPDFIRLSIGIEDVEDIIADLDQALRKAARV, encoded by the coding sequence ATGGCGTTCGGACCCAACGAGGCGGATTTAAAATTCGACACGCTTGCCGTTCATGGCGGACAACAGCCGGACCCCACCACTCTGGCACGGGCGGTGCCCATCTATCAGACGACGTCCTATCTGTTTACGGACGCCGACCATGCGGCTCGCCTGTTTGCCCTGGAAGAGTTCGGTAACATCTACACCCGCATCATGAACCCTACCGTAGATGTTTTCGAAAAGCGTGTGGCGCTGCTGGAAGGCGGTGTCGGTGCGCTGGCGACCTCTTCTGGGCAAGCTGCTGAAACTCTGGCAATCCTGACCATCCTCAAAGCGGGCGACGAGATGATTTCCGCCAATAGCCTGTACGGCGGAACCTATAATCTGTTCCGTCACACACTGCCCAAAATGGGCATTCAGGTTCACTTTGTGGATCCCATCGACCCGAATAACTTCCGAAAGGCGCTGACCCCCAGAACCAAACTCATCTACGCGGAGATGGTGGGTAACCCGAAGCTGGACACGCTGGACGTGGAAACGGTGGCAAATATCGCTCACGAGGCGGGCATCCCGCTGATGGTGGACAACACGATGCCCACGCCTGCGCTGATACAGCCCATCCGCTGGGGCGCAGACATCGTCGTCCACTCTACCACCAAGTTCATCGGCGGACACGGCACCTCTATCGGCGGCGTGATCGTCGACTCGGGCAAGTTCGACTGGGGCAACGGCAATTTCCCCGACTTTACTTCGCCCGACCCCTCTTATCACGGGTTGGTGCTGTGGGACCTGCCCGAGCCGCTGAAATCGATGAGCTTCATCCTGAAGGCGCGCCTGCAGATGATGCGCGACATCGGGGCGTGCATGAGCCCGTTCAATGCCTTCCTGTTCCTGCAAGGTCTGGAAACGTTACACCTGCGCATGGAGCGCCACAGCGACAACGCGATGAAGGTCGCCCGTTTTCTGGAAGGACATCCCTGCGTCAGCTGGGTGAGCTATCCCGGTCTACCCTCTCACCCCACGCACGAAACGGCGAAAAAATACCACAGGGGCGGTCGCTATGGGGCGATTATCGGCTTCGGTATCAAAGGCGGCTATGAGGCAGGCAGACAGTTCATCAACGAGCTGAAGCTGTTCTCCCTGCTAGCGAACATCGGCGACGCCAAGTCGCTGGTCATCCACCCTGCCTCCACCACGCACCAGCAGTTGACACCCGAAGAACAGCTGGAGACCGGCGTCACGCCCGACTTCATCCGCCTGTCCATCGGCATCGAGGATGTGGAGGACATCATCGCCGACCTGGACCAGGCATTGCGCAAGGCGGCGCGGGTGTGA